DNA sequence from the Pseudomonadota bacterium genome:
AGGGCAGCCACAACGTCAATCAGGACATCTGCTCCTTTCTCTTTCGAAAAGTCATTGTCGGCTCCGGTGCGAAATCCTTGCAGTTTTCCCCACCCGGTACTTGCTCCGTAATCAATATCATATGCTAGAATTCCTCGCGGTTTGGTACTGCCATTGCCCCAAAGAAAGGCATGATTTTCAATCACTGCCATACGGCTTGCCACCTTGTTGGCCAGCCATTCTTCCACATTGATATTGGCATCATCCAATAACTTTTGTGTGGCTTTTGGCTTGGCATACATTTCGTGTACGGCAATTCGCTTGCGCGCCAGATCTGGAGTTTTGGTTTCACTGCGTTGTTGGGTTTCGCCAACCCAGCCAACATCAGCATAATTTTTATCCACCAGCATCTCGACAGCATCAGTTGCAATGGTCATGACCTGTGCCAAGCGCCTCATTGGTGATTGCTCAGCAAGGCCTTGGCGAATAGTGGCGACAATTGCAGGAGGCACTAAATATCCCCCATCTGGATCAGACCCGACGGAAAGAGTCTTATGCTCGAGACCCGCAAGAGCTTGCTCTTCCCCTTTGCGTACATAATCACAAAAAACTGCGGTTTGGTGTGTATCTGCTGAATTGTCTACATCTTTCAGTTGTAACTCTGGCCTGGAGGTTGTCACACGCAAGGATTCAAGTTGATCACTCAGCCTTGTGACCTCCTGGTCTAAACGTTGCATTTTTTCTTCGCTTTCGCTAGTACCTGATTTTTTCTCAATATGATTGAGGCGCTCATCGTTGGCAGCTTTAAAAGTCTCAAAGGCTTGAGTT
Encoded proteins:
- a CDS encoding phage major capsid protein encodes the protein MDNIRTTVESLTQAFETFKAANDERLNHIEKKSGTSESEEKMQRLDQEVTRLSDQLESLRVTTSRPELQLKDVDNSADTHQTAVFCDYVRKGEEQALAGLEHKTLSVGSDPDGGYLVPPAIVATIRQGLAEQSPMRRLAQVMTIATDAVEMLVDKNYADVGWVGETQQRSETKTPDLARKRIAVHEMYAKPKATQKLLDDANINVEEWLANKVASRMAVIENHAFLWGNGSTKPRGILAYDIDYGASTGWGKLQGFRTGADNDFSKEKGADVLIDVVAALRPEFQQRAVWLMSRSAVSNLRKLKDKSGMYLWQPGLEGDLRPKLLGYPIEIFEHLPDQGETSQPQSILFGDFGAGYMIVDRQGTRVLRDPFSVKPYVEFYTTRRVGGGVINYDALKVLNFSKQN